The Sinomonas sp. P10A9 genome includes a window with the following:
- a CDS encoding shikimate dehydrogenase, with protein MPTAFSSRPSNPHLIGLIGANVGGSLTPLLHEREAAAQGLRLAYRTLDIDGLGLSPDAAGQLARDAVRLGYTGLNVTHPCKQTVMTGLDELSEDARDLGAVNTVTVESGAPDGAGAPRLVGRNTDHSGFRAALSAGLPGAALGTVVLVGAGGAGSAVAHALVAAGTQHLLIADADPSRAAAVAVRLDRHTQGQRVTAIALDEVTDALVEADGVVNATPIGMVGHPGTPFDASVLTPRHWVADVVYRPLVTQLVKAALAVGCRVLDGGWLTVGQAADAFELFTGLPADRARMRAHFLDLVADQTL; from the coding sequence ATGCCCACCGCCTTCAGCTCCCGCCCCTCGAACCCCCACCTGATCGGCCTGATCGGCGCCAACGTCGGCGGCTCGCTCACTCCGCTCCTGCACGAGCGTGAGGCCGCCGCGCAGGGCCTGCGGCTCGCGTACCGCACGCTGGACATCGACGGGCTCGGCCTTTCCCCCGACGCCGCCGGGCAGCTCGCGCGCGACGCCGTCCGCCTCGGCTACACCGGCCTCAACGTGACCCACCCGTGCAAGCAGACGGTGATGACCGGCCTCGACGAACTGTCGGAGGACGCACGGGATCTCGGGGCGGTCAACACGGTGACTGTCGAGTCAGGAGCGCCAGACGGCGCTGGCGCCCCGCGGCTGGTCGGCCGCAACACGGATCACTCGGGCTTCCGCGCCGCGCTCTCCGCGGGCCTCCCGGGCGCGGCATTGGGGACGGTCGTCCTGGTCGGGGCTGGCGGGGCGGGGTCCGCCGTCGCGCACGCACTCGTCGCGGCGGGCACCCAGCACCTCCTGATCGCCGACGCCGACCCCTCCCGCGCCGCGGCCGTGGCCGTGCGTCTCGATCGTCACACGCAGGGACAACGGGTCACTGCGATCGCCCTCGACGAGGTGACGGACGCGCTCGTGGAGGCGGACGGCGTCGTCAACGCCACCCCGATCGGGATGGTGGGCCACCCGGGCACGCCCTTCGACGCCTCGGTCCTGACGCCGCGGCACTGGGTGGCCGACGTCGTCTACCGCCCGCTCGTCACCCAGCTTGTCAAGGCGGCCCTCGCCGTGGGTTGCCGGGTGCTCGACGGCGGGTGGCTCACCGTGGGCCAGGCCGCCGACGCGTTCGAGCTGTTCACCGGCCTCCCCGCCGACCGGGCACGGATGCGTGCCCACTTCCTCGACCTCGTCGCCGACCAGACTCTCTGA
- a CDS encoding MFS transporter has protein sequence MSASTSAVRAQHGKARTAAISGFLGSTLEYYDFFIFGSAAALFFGKLFFPDAGAASELLSFATLGVAYIARPLGAIMWGHFGDRFGRKNVLVLTLVLMGASTFLIGCLPTYSGVGLVAPIALVALRLVQGISAGGESPGSSSLTLEHSPEGRRAFFTSFTMSGIQFGIVISSLIFIPVTMLPQEALMSWGWRVPFLLSAVVTLVAFYLRRRLEEPEVFEELKDDAKTAAIPLVELFRNDFPNVIRVTLAALVTMVNTVFTVFALAYATQVVKLDKPMMLVVIAVANLVTVFTQPMWARLSDKIGRKPVFITGTIGSAVLVFAFFTVLGTGNWPLIFLTAIALTGVFYAMPNGVYPAYFPELFPARTRYSGMAVSLMLGLLVAGFTPAIGTALTAGNPANWGPVAWMTVGFCAVAAVGAMTARETFRTPKAELGLKPARRSARAVAHDAVQEPAA, from the coding sequence ATGTCAGCGTCGACATCCGCCGTACGCGCCCAGCACGGCAAAGCGCGCACCGCGGCCATCTCCGGTTTCCTTGGCAGCACGCTCGAGTACTACGACTTCTTCATCTTCGGCTCCGCTGCTGCCCTGTTCTTCGGGAAGCTGTTCTTCCCGGACGCGGGCGCCGCAAGCGAGCTGCTCTCGTTCGCGACCCTCGGCGTCGCGTACATCGCACGCCCCCTTGGGGCGATCATGTGGGGCCATTTCGGCGACCGCTTCGGCCGTAAGAACGTCCTCGTCCTGACCCTCGTCCTCATGGGGGCTTCGACGTTCCTCATCGGCTGCCTCCCGACCTACTCGGGCGTCGGGCTGGTCGCCCCCATCGCGCTCGTTGCGCTCCGCCTCGTCCAGGGCATCTCCGCCGGCGGCGAGTCGCCCGGCTCGAGCTCCCTGACCCTCGAGCACTCCCCCGAGGGGCGGCGCGCGTTCTTCACGAGCTTCACGATGAGCGGCATCCAGTTCGGCATCGTCATCTCGAGCCTCATCTTCATCCCGGTCACCATGCTCCCGCAGGAGGCACTCATGAGCTGGGGCTGGCGCGTGCCGTTCCTGCTCAGCGCCGTCGTCACACTCGTGGCCTTCTACCTCCGCCGCAGGCTCGAGGAGCCCGAGGTCTTCGAGGAGCTGAAGGACGACGCCAAGACCGCGGCCATCCCGCTCGTCGAGCTCTTCCGCAACGACTTCCCCAATGTCATCCGCGTGACCCTCGCCGCGCTCGTGACCATGGTGAACACCGTCTTCACGGTCTTCGCCCTCGCTTACGCCACTCAGGTCGTCAAGCTCGACAAGCCCATGATGCTCGTCGTCATCGCCGTGGCGAACCTCGTCACCGTCTTCACGCAGCCGATGTGGGCGCGCCTGTCCGACAAGATCGGCCGCAAGCCCGTATTCATCACCGGGACGATCGGCAGCGCGGTCCTCGTGTTCGCCTTCTTCACGGTCCTCGGCACGGGCAACTGGCCGCTCATCTTCCTCACCGCGATCGCCCTCACCGGCGTGTTCTACGCGATGCCCAACGGCGTGTACCCTGCCTACTTCCCCGAGCTGTTCCCGGCTCGCACCCGCTACTCGGGAATGGCCGTGAGCCTCATGCTCGGACTCCTCGTGGCTGGCTTCACCCCAGCGATCGGCACCGCCCTCACTGCGGGGAACCCCGCCAACTGGGGTCCCGTCGCTTGGATGACCGTCGGCTTCTGCGCGGTCGCTGCGGTCGGCGCCATGACGGCGCGCGAGACGTTCCGCACCCCGAAGGCCGAGCTCGGACTCAAGCCCGCGCGCCGGTCTGCAAGGGCAGTAGCGCACGACGCCGTCCAGGAGCCTGCCGCCTGA
- a CDS encoding DeoR/GlpR family DNA-binding transcription regulator: protein MTTAKSRREEIYQLAVTAGLASVEELSERFGVTASTIRRDLAALNEQGKLARTYGGALAIGAHPEASLRQRIGEAFEEKQAIARWAAQQVQPRESILLDGGSTVGALAHALRGHADLTVTTPALNTVQELADSPGIHVDCLGGRLRSLSQTFVGPLAEATLERMTFDRVFLGADAVTAEDGICEADQAQTRLKELMARRGQHVYVLADSSKLGQRPFHAWVRLPLPWTLVTDDSADPHQIDLFRSSGVRVHAVERRHMVGDMGEEAGKAS, encoded by the coding sequence ATGACGACGGCGAAGTCACGGCGCGAGGAAATCTACCAGCTCGCCGTCACCGCAGGGCTCGCATCAGTCGAGGAGCTCTCTGAGCGATTCGGCGTCACAGCGTCGACGATCCGCCGGGACCTCGCGGCCCTCAACGAGCAGGGGAAGCTCGCGAGGACCTACGGCGGGGCGCTTGCTATCGGGGCCCATCCGGAGGCGTCTCTGAGGCAGCGCATCGGCGAGGCCTTCGAGGAGAAGCAGGCCATCGCCCGATGGGCGGCCCAACAGGTCCAGCCACGCGAGTCCATCCTCCTCGACGGCGGGTCGACCGTCGGCGCACTCGCCCACGCGCTGCGCGGGCACGCTGACCTGACCGTCACCACCCCAGCGCTCAATACGGTCCAGGAACTCGCCGATTCGCCCGGCATCCACGTCGACTGCCTCGGCGGCAGGCTCCGCAGTCTGAGCCAGACGTTCGTTGGCCCCCTCGCCGAGGCCACGCTCGAACGGATGACCTTCGACAGGGTTTTCCTCGGCGCAGACGCCGTCACGGCAGAGGACGGGATCTGCGAGGCCGATCAGGCGCAGACCCGTCTCAAGGAGCTCATGGCCCGTCGGGGTCAGCACGTTTACGTGCTTGCGGACTCGAGCAAGCTCGGGCAGCGCCCGTTCCACGCTTGGGTGCGCCTGCCCCTGCCGTGGACGCTCGTGACGGACGATTCCGCCGACCCCCACCAGATCGACTTGTTCCGGAGCTCCGGGGTCCGAGTTCATGCCGTTGAGCGGCGGCACATGGTGGGGGACATGGGCGAGGAGGCCGGTAAGGCGAGCTGA
- a CDS encoding SDR family NAD(P)-dependent oxidoreductase, whose translation MPEPRHAVVTGCSSGIGQAISRSLISDGWRVTGLSRTETALGPSFAWKRVDLGDAADVARVGTGLPSADAFVHAAGLQRTARLGTLEPEALQEMFAVHVGAASILADRLVPAMPDGARIVLIGSRTAAGAAGKSHYASTKAAVLGLGRSWAKELAPRGITVNVVSPGPTDTPMLADPARVDVPPVVPPLGHLVDPEDVAAVVALLVGPHGRSITGQDYVICAGASL comes from the coding sequence ATGCCTGAGCCGCGCCACGCCGTCGTGACCGGCTGCAGCTCGGGTATCGGGCAGGCCATCTCCCGCAGTCTGATCTCCGATGGATGGCGAGTGACGGGCCTGAGCCGCACGGAGACCGCGCTCGGGCCGTCCTTTGCCTGGAAGCGCGTGGACCTGGGCGACGCGGCCGACGTCGCTCGGGTAGGTACCGGACTTCCCTCCGCCGACGCCTTCGTCCACGCGGCGGGGCTCCAGCGGACGGCCCGCCTGGGAACGCTCGAGCCTGAGGCCCTGCAGGAGATGTTCGCGGTGCACGTGGGGGCGGCCAGCATCCTGGCTGACCGGCTCGTGCCAGCGATGCCTGACGGCGCGCGGATCGTGCTCATCGGCAGCCGGACGGCTGCGGGGGCGGCAGGCAAGAGCCATTACGCCTCGACGAAGGCCGCGGTCCTGGGGCTGGGCAGGTCGTGGGCCAAGGAGCTCGCTCCGCGCGGCATCACCGTCAACGTCGTGTCTCCCGGTCCAACGGATACCCCGATGCTCGCCGACCCGGCACGGGTCGACGTGCCGCCGGTCGTCCCGCCACTCGGACACCTTGTGGATCCGGAGGACGTCGCGGCCGTCGTCGCCCTCCTCGTGGGACCGCATGGACGTTCGATCACTGGCCAGGACTACGTCATCTGCGCGGGAGCGTCGCTGTAG
- a CDS encoding sialidase family protein, translated as MTSNALDSAYSAVTRDGVLRHADGATFAYLPAATVQSHAANLQTLPDGRLACVWFGGTQEGISDISVWFSALEPGGDRWSEPEQLSHDSARSEQNPILFAPAGDEVWLVYTAQRAGNQDTAEVRRRISQDSGRTWAPAETLFAATEAGGVFVRHQPLILPSGRWLIPVFRCLTTPGEKWVGNNDDSAVMISDDAGRTWREQLIPGSQGCVHMDIQPLADGSLLALFRSRWADAIYESRSEDDGATWTQPVPTELPNNNSSIQFTALADGRLALVYNHRRAEETTERRLSLYDEIDDDGLVEEGAPAAQAAADVEPSPPVGSRSAFWGTPRAPMTLAISEDSGRTWPVRRNLEVGDGYCLSNNSRDGLNREYSYPSIHQGSDGELHIAYTYFRQAIKYVKVSPEWAYAGTTTPGGDTDA; from the coding sequence ATGACCAGCAACGCCCTCGACAGCGCCTACAGCGCCGTCACCCGCGATGGAGTCCTCCGCCATGCCGACGGCGCGACCTTCGCCTACCTTCCCGCGGCAACCGTCCAGTCTCACGCAGCCAATCTCCAGACGCTCCCCGACGGGCGCCTCGCCTGCGTCTGGTTCGGCGGCACTCAGGAGGGCATCAGTGACATCTCGGTCTGGTTCTCAGCCCTCGAACCAGGCGGCGACCGCTGGTCCGAGCCCGAGCAGCTCTCGCACGACAGCGCACGGTCCGAGCAGAATCCGATCCTCTTCGCGCCCGCAGGGGACGAGGTGTGGCTCGTGTACACGGCCCAGAGGGCAGGCAACCAGGACACCGCAGAGGTGCGCCGCCGGATCTCGCAGGACAGCGGCAGGACCTGGGCGCCAGCCGAGACGCTGTTTGCCGCCACGGAGGCGGGAGGCGTGTTCGTGCGTCACCAGCCCCTCATCCTCCCCTCGGGCCGCTGGCTCATCCCGGTCTTCCGCTGCCTCACGACGCCGGGCGAAAAGTGGGTCGGCAACAACGACGACAGCGCCGTCATGATCTCCGACGACGCCGGCCGAACGTGGCGGGAACAGCTCATTCCCGGCAGCCAGGGCTGCGTCCATATGGACATCCAGCCTCTGGCCGACGGCTCGCTCCTCGCCCTCTTCCGCAGCCGCTGGGCCGACGCGATCTACGAGTCTCGCTCCGAAGACGACGGTGCCACGTGGACCCAGCCGGTCCCCACCGAGCTGCCGAACAACAACTCGTCGATCCAGTTCACCGCACTGGCCGACGGACGGCTTGCTCTTGTCTACAACCACCGCCGGGCCGAGGAGACGACAGAGCGTCGCCTCTCGCTGTACGACGAGATAGACGACGACGGGCTCGTCGAGGAGGGCGCGCCCGCCGCCCAGGCCGCGGCCGACGTCGAGCCCTCGCCGCCCGTGGGCAGCCGAAGCGCTTTCTGGGGCACCCCGCGTGCACCCATGACCCTCGCCATCTCCGAAGACTCCGGGCGTACGTGGCCTGTCCGTCGAAATCTCGAGGTGGGGGACGGGTACTGCCTGTCCAACAACTCCCGCGACGGGCTCAACCGCGAGTACTCCTACCCGTCCATCCATCAGGGTTCGGACGGCGAGCTCCACATCGCGTACACCTACTTCCGGCAGGCCATCAAGTACGTCAAGGTCAGCCCCGAATGGGCCTACGCCGGGACGACCACCCCCGGTGGTGACACCGATGCCTGA
- a CDS encoding HpcH/HpaI aldolase family protein: MTSSPQVLEFARKIRARERAVGYWCVLDAPVATERIALLGYDYVALDAQHGLLGYSGVLHGLMAIDAGQRAVGLVRVDDNNPTSIGRALDAGAAGVIVPLVDTAEQAAAAVAAAKYPPLGRRSYGPMRSALRVGPIPAEANASTLVFAMIETPEGLANVKEICATPGLDGVYVGPSDLSLAVGGAFPGDPAIQAEFDEALAAVADAAATAGVAAGIHTAAGTIAAQRFQQGFTFASVASDLTHLELAAKAHLDAASTED; the protein is encoded by the coding sequence ATGACATCCTCCCCCCAGGTCCTCGAGTTCGCGAGGAAGATCCGCGCGCGCGAGCGCGCCGTCGGCTACTGGTGCGTGCTCGACGCTCCAGTCGCCACGGAGCGGATCGCCCTGCTCGGCTACGACTACGTCGCCCTCGACGCCCAGCACGGCCTGCTCGGCTACTCGGGCGTGCTGCATGGGCTCATGGCCATCGATGCCGGCCAGCGCGCCGTAGGCCTCGTCAGGGTCGACGACAACAACCCGACCTCGATCGGCCGGGCGCTCGACGCAGGCGCTGCCGGCGTCATCGTCCCTCTCGTCGACACTGCTGAGCAGGCCGCCGCCGCCGTCGCGGCAGCCAAGTACCCGCCGCTGGGGCGCCGCTCCTACGGTCCGATGCGCTCGGCGCTGCGCGTCGGCCCGATCCCGGCGGAGGCCAATGCCTCGACGCTCGTGTTCGCCATGATCGAGACGCCCGAAGGGCTCGCGAACGTCAAGGAGATCTGCGCGACCCCGGGCCTCGACGGCGTCTACGTCGGGCCGTCGGACCTCTCCCTGGCCGTGGGCGGGGCCTTCCCGGGCGATCCGGCTATCCAGGCCGAGTTCGACGAGGCCCTGGCCGCTGTCGCGGACGCGGCCGCGACCGCTGGCGTCGCGGCTGGCATCCACACCGCGGCGGGGACGATCGCGGCGCAGCGCTTCCAGCAGGGGTTCACCTTTGCGAGCGTCGCCTCCGACCTCACCCACCTCGAGCTGGCCGCCAAGGCCCATCTCGACGCAGCAAGCACGGAGGACTGA
- a CDS encoding aldo/keto reductase, giving the protein MSDLPSTVPAGELPISKLVLGTMTFGDTADEATARRMFDEALDAGITAVDTANGYAGGATEEILSRLLKGRRDEVFLATKAGMPHPDHGSHSPLSAVGLRRSVEGSLKRLDVESVDLFYLHQPDRSAPLEETLGAVAELAAEGKIKALGVSNFAAWQIADLIHVADRVGAPRPVVAQQLYNLLARRVEEEYLEFARVHRIHTMVYNPLGGGLLTGRHSFEAKPTEGRFGDSRLAVMYTERYWDPRLFEAVQSLTGIADGAGISLVELSLRWLAHHGGVGSVLLGGSKVEQLRSNIAAVARGPLPADVVEACDRVGAMLRGPMPAYNR; this is encoded by the coding sequence ATGAGCGACCTCCCGTCCACGGTTCCTGCAGGGGAACTGCCCATCTCGAAGCTTGTCCTCGGCACGATGACGTTCGGGGACACTGCCGACGAGGCCACCGCCCGCCGCATGTTCGACGAAGCCCTCGATGCCGGCATCACGGCGGTCGACACCGCCAACGGCTACGCCGGCGGTGCGACCGAGGAAATCCTCTCCCGCCTGCTCAAGGGCAGGAGGGACGAGGTCTTCCTGGCGACGAAGGCCGGCATGCCTCATCCGGACCACGGAAGCCACTCGCCGCTCTCGGCGGTTGGTCTGCGCCGCTCCGTCGAGGGCAGCCTCAAGCGCCTCGACGTCGAGAGCGTCGACCTCTTCTACCTCCACCAGCCCGACCGTTCCGCCCCTCTCGAGGAGACCCTCGGTGCCGTGGCGGAGCTTGCGGCCGAGGGCAAGATCAAGGCCCTCGGGGTCTCGAACTTTGCCGCATGGCAGATCGCCGACCTCATCCATGTCGCGGACCGCGTCGGTGCGCCCCGTCCCGTCGTCGCGCAGCAGCTCTACAACCTCCTGGCCCGCCGGGTCGAGGAGGAGTACCTCGAGTTCGCCCGTGTGCACCGGATTCACACCATGGTCTACAACCCGCTCGGCGGAGGACTCCTCACTGGCAGGCACAGCTTTGAGGCCAAGCCGACGGAAGGGCGGTTCGGCGACTCGCGGCTCGCTGTGATGTATACGGAGCGGTATTGGGATCCGCGGCTGTTCGAGGCCGTGCAGTCGCTCACCGGCATCGCGGACGGCGCCGGCATCTCCCTCGTCGAGCTCTCGCTGCGCTGGCTGGCCCATCACGGCGGCGTCGGCTCGGTACTCCTCGGAGGCTCGAAGGTCGAGCAGCTCCGGTCCAACATCGCGGCCGTCGCCCGCGGTCCCCTTCCGGCCGACGTCGTCGAGGCGTGCGATAGGGTCGGCGCCATGCTGCGCGGCCCCATGCCGGCCTACAACCGCTGA